The Rosa chinensis cultivar Old Blush chromosome 7, RchiOBHm-V2, whole genome shotgun sequence DNA segment ctattctaattaaatacgattctcaaaatcgaatcctcataaatcatctctccaattcttctcggattcaacccacattctaccactaataccaattcgttatcttaaaggttccaagtcagaaccgagagatatccgacggtcggattctcgtaaatcgataattgaaatcctaaatttccagaaattcataaccgattaaaaacttctccaattccaaccaaattcacatattcaacctctacaaaaattataggatttaactggccaaaaaaaaaaagaatttaaattACTGTTTAAACGCCACCACTGTTCACTCACCGCACTGTTCACACGTGACACTGTTCATgcgcggccaactcctcctccggccaccaaatttcaaccacataatcatctcaacattctaagcatttttcataactgtgaccaagtgagaaaataccttgaagtgctccaattttgccgatgaacacaaacccggaaatctccaaacccaccaatttggaaatccttcaaattcaccttccaaacgtggaaatttcagctagaagtcttgagggaagatgatcagtgactcgaggcgctCCTAATAGAACCAATTTCACCGCCGGAGATAGCCGAAAACTGGAGAATTTCACCGGAGAAGCAAATTGCTACAGTAACAATGattgcataaattcggggttttTCGGCCAAATCACCAATACCCACTGATACCAtcgtatagaggaggaagagacggttcaaggacaactggaatcacgtcaatcggacgccggacggcgaagaaatcggaaaaagaagaatggtGAGCGACGCGGGGGAAGAGGGAAGCAGAGAGAAATCTCGGGGGTAggtttcccgaaatggaaacttaccctggtatatagtaactttagtatttaggctataactttcacatacaaactccgatttttacgtaccacatatgcacgcgctcggtttaacgtcctctacaactttcatgaaggaaattttctcaaattttgacccgaacaaaaagtcaacttttagggccacttaAAATATCGAaccgatagtaaaagtgaaaatagttgtcgtttactgtccaaatgactagtaaacgggtaaattaagatacgggacgttacaggcAAAGTGAGATGAACACTTAATCgagaaaaccctaaataccCAATCCAACAAAAAGCTTAAATCTATTAACACTTAACCAAGGGGATTACCAGTGATAGATGCGAACTCAGACTGAGACCAAGATACGGATTGAGATTGAGATCGACATCGTTTGGCTGGAATGGGGTTTTCTAGTTTGCGAGGTGAGATGGTTGAGATGATTATGGGTTTTCAACTTCCATGTCAGATTCGAAGAAATTATGTTGGATTGGGTTTTCAGTTCGAACATTTCTGTTGGGTGAGAGAATGAAAGCGAGAGCAAGAGAGGAGTGGGTTTGAGAGTGAGAGCAAGCTGAGAGAAGGTTTTTAGGTTTCTTTCAGTTTGATAAATTTGTCGGGCCAAAAATTTTTTAAGTGTTAGACGGATATATCTTTACGTTGTGCCAAAAAACCAAACTGAAAGgaggggaaaaaaaaccaaagtcaGTTCAAtgcacaacagaaatctgttgtctgaaacataACCCTTTCCAAACAAATGTAATGCACAAcataaatctgttgtctgaaatagaACCTTTTTCAGAAAACTGATTCACAATGATATacactatattcagacaacataattttTTCATTCTGTCGTTAAAATTatttagacaacagaaaacaatcaTTCTGTCATCTGATAAGTTTATTGACGTAGTGATGGGACGACTTTACCATTGTTTTTTTAAGTAAAGCTTGAAAGTAAAGATGGTAGTTAGATCAATCAATATATCAATATGATTGATTCAAATgcaaaatttcataaatgatGAATTATGGATCGTTCATGCAAGTTATGTAggaatttttggaaatttattgAAAAAACTCATATTCCCATTACTGTATATCTATGGATAAACAACTCATAGATGAAGTTCTCATGGCAATTTGTGAATATCTCACAAAGTGGATAATCTTCAAGTATTGATTATATTGGTCGTAGTCCAAAAGCATACTTCAACCAGTGTAAAGTTAATTTAGCCATTCTTCATAAAGTCGTTGATGTGTTGTCGGTTGAATTTTCTCAAACCGTATAATTAAGGAATAAAAGTTGTGGAAATGAAGACAAATTAAGTGTAGTGGCACACATACATTTTCTCTAACACAATGTTTATTGATGATAAGTCTACTAGTCGAAGAACTTTGGAGTGCATATCATCATTTAGCCGGAAAAAAATAGGACCAAACAAAGTTCGAAATTGACTCCCCCTCTCCCAATCCTccaataatagaaaaaaaaaattaaaagaataaaatttatTGAATTAGATTTGATTAtataaagaaaattaataatgaaaagaaaaagaaaaaaaaaaaggctttaaAGCCATAAAACCCATCTCCCAgtgtgttttgtttgttttgggtaAACCCAAGTTGGTCTTGTCTTCCAATGTCGCCTCTGAAACTGTCCTGTTTCTGATTCCAACTCTTGAACAAACGGCAGAGTCGTCGTCTTCTTGCATGTGTTGGGCATTCATGGTATTAATCTCGCCTTACTCTTCCCTACTATTTCATTCGATTAATTGCAATCCAGTAATGTCATTTATTGTTGAATTTTGGAATAGGGATCTCTTCTGGGTTTGATCTAATGCACTAGTTGCTTTACTTTTGATATAAAAGAGAATACAAAGAGAGACCTTGTTGAATCTCAGGTAGTTCTTTCGAGTTATATCGATTTCCCCATCCACCCCGGTTAGGAATTGTTCAATTCTGCAAACATGGCCTATGATTAGGGTTAACATGTCTTTTTTGTGATTAGGGTTAACAAAGTTCTAATAGAATTGTCATTGAATGTATTTATCTACTTTACAGTCCACACTtccgtattttttttttatcatttacaTAGTTTCTGTGTCAGTAGTTTTCCTTAAACGTAACGAATCTGAGTTCTACGATGTAAGAAAGATGGGCATCTAAGAATCAGCAGGAAATGTATGATGGATGTTTGATTGACCATTTCCTTGTTGGATGAAAGGTTGAAGCAGTAAGATGGAGAGAACATAACATATGAGAGAGGGAATAAGCGTCTCATTTGGTTTGGGACTTTAAAGCAACATATATAAGTGAGTTTGTTTCAGGTCAAAATGTTGATAGAAACTTTCCTTTCCAGTTCAATTGAAGCTGCTCTATTTTGTCTATCTAACTTTGGGTTACAAGATGTCTTATGTGATTGGATGCCTGGTGCTGAAACTTGGCAGATGTGTACAAAATGCGATGATCGTTGCAGTTGCAGAGATGCTCAACTATCTTCAGAGGAAAAAAAGAATGCTGAGGATTCAAACAACTTAGTTTTTCCAAGAAGCTCTTCCCAGCTGTCAGCAATTAGTTTAATGTCTGAAAGTTCTGCACCTGATCTTGTATACAAGAGGAGGAAGTTACAAGAAAACTCTGAGACCATACTTTCAGCATGTGATGTGAAATACCCAAGAACTGGTGATTGCCTTTCGTGTATACATTCTGATACTCCTTCACTTGCTGGTAAGGACCAATATGTTCATTCTCAAAAAGGGGAACTGTCAGCAACTAGTTTAATGTCTGAAAGTACTGCACCTAATCTTGTATACAAGAGGAGGAATTTACAAGAAAATTCTGTCACCATACTATCagcatgtgatgtgaaaaacCCGAGAACTGGTGATTGCCTTTCGTTTATACATTCTGATGCTCCTTCACTTGCTGGTAAGGATCAATATGTTCATTCTCAAAAAGGGGAACTGTCAGCGATTAGTATAATGTCTGAAAGTACTGCACCTAATCTTGTATACAAGAGGAAGAAGTTACGAGACCCGAGAACTGGTGATTGCCTTTCGTTTATACATTCTGATGCTCCTTCACTTGCTGGTAAGGCATATGTTCATTCTCAAAAAGGGGATCAGAATGGACCATGTTTATGCAATAGAGCATCTGCTGTTATAAAATCAAAGTCTTTTCATGGGTTTTCTGTTGATGAGGAATTAATTTCTAATGAAGCAACTAAAGCTAGTGTTCCAAAAGGTTTAGAGGTAGACAGTGTAAACGATAGTTGCTCGTCATCAAAATCAAATATGGAGAATGTTTCCACCTCCAATAAGACTGAAGTAGATGAAACAGCTGATTGCTCCTCTTCTAGTGCAATCGTTATGGAAGCTGTGGGAGATCTGTCTGAAAAGGATCTCTGCATCTCTATTCTCAGAACCCATGGGCTGCTCGGGGAAGTTCGGATAACTAGGAGCTGTGGTTCTGCTGATGACATTAATACCAGTAGCAGCAAGAGCTGTCGACGGTCATGCAAAATTTGTAATCGTTCAGAAACCGCTCTGAAAATGCTGATTTGTGATAATTGTGAAGAGGCATTTCACATGTCATGCTGCCAGCCACGAATAAAGAAGGTACCTATAGATGAATGGTTCTGTCATTCCTGCTTGAGAGAGAAACATACAATTCTAAAAGACAGAGTTACTAGAAAATTTCCGAATATCACTAGTGTCATGAGTAGGAGTGCGTCATCTAAGGATGAGGTGAATCCCATACTATTGATGCTGAGAGACACTGAGCCATATAGAACTAGTGTTCGGGTTGGCAAAGGTTTTCAAGCGGAAGTTGATGACTGGTCAGGTCCAATAAACAAGTATGTTCATTCTGTACTTCATTTCTCCGTTTCTGAAAAGTAATATTGAAAAGTATGTTTGTTCTGTACACTGCCTTCGTCCACAGTGTctcttcttttcattctaaattACAGGTGAAttggtttgaaaaaaaaaaaaaaacacccattTTTCATCTTTCCACATTTTTTTATTAACAATCTCTCAtacgaaaaaataaaataaaataaatcttgCAAATTAGTTAGGCACAATAGGTTGGAAAGTTCTTGCCTATCTTTCTGTCTTTGTGCTCAATTGTATGTTGGTTGGCCCGCATAAAGTTCTGTGTGGGAAACTTTGTTTCCATGCATGTTGTAGAACATAAATTtatttcatcatcttcctttctCTGTATCCTTGTTTTCTTTTCACGTGTTGCAAGTTACAGCTTTTGTTATTGTCATTTGATACAGTGATGGCATTGGTGAACCGTTGGAATTACATCCTTCGGAGTATGCTAGACTGCATGTAAGGCCTCGATGTGTCTGCTAATTTGTAGTCCACATTTCGATTTGGGATGGGGGGTTTGGAAATTTCATCAAGTACTGACACATCTTTTCTTTGTAGGAGTTGAATTCCAGCAAACCCTCAAAAATTAACTCTATAAGTAACTGGATCCAATGCCGAGAAGTTGTTGATCCTGAAAATGGAATAAGATGTGGAAAGTGGCGCAGGTGATTTATCTACTCTTATATTTCTATTTAATTGGAATTCATAAGGATGCTTGATATTTTTGGTTGGAAAATTTTCTAGTAATAAGGATTGAATCACATGTAGTATATTGAGAAGTTACCTTGATACTGATATGAATGAATGGAAGTGATAATTGTAAACTTAATCACCAGATAATCTGATCTTTTCCATTGATATTTTACAAACTGGGAGATTGAACAAAGTTGAAGCAGCCCTACTCTCCTTGGTCTAGGGGGATGGTTTGTTCAGTCTGTCTTGGGTAGTGTTTTCGGGTCTCTGTTGGGTGGGTGGGGCTTTGTGCTCTGCCTCTCGGGGTTTCTATTATTCTTGTATTTGCAGTCCCTTTCTCAGGGATGTTTGTGGTGTTTTTATGTAGTCTTGGCCTGATGATTTGAGTTGTGATGTACGAAAATCTGTGTCTATATGAAGCTGTTTGGGTAATAACAGAGATAAAGTCATTTCTAGATTACTTCTTAAATAATTGGGCACAGATACAGAAGTCAAAAGAGTATCAGGTACAAGTCATTAAAAATTTATCAATCTTTACAGTAGGGCACAAAAGCTTTTGGGTCATAGCTTAAATAATATGGTATGAAAGGATGAGGGTGGAGAACATATGTTCAAATTTTCATGTAAGAAAAGGAGAGAAATAATTGGCATGATCAATGCGAAGTACAAGAACTGGCTAAGTTCAAACACAGAAAACTGAAGATTTCAATTATTGTAACTGCAAAAAGTTGTTCTTGAGAGGTACTAAATGGTGATTAAATAAGAGGTTTAAGGTTAGAAAGAGGAGATGAACAAGAAGTCCATTTGAGGCTATTTGAAGTGAATACATTGTTCAAAAGAGATTGTCCTTGAAGTGCTTAGATCATGAACTCCTCTACTTGGGTGGCTGTGGGAACTTTTCTACGTAAATACATTGTCCAAAAGAAAAGCATTTACTTAGAGAAATCTGATTTATTTATTAGCTCTGTGTTCTTTTGAACCCTGTATAATTCCACAGTGACAACCATCTGAGTTGATAAGTGTAAGTTGGTCGCTACAAGCTGTTAAGTATCTCTTTAAGTGTGTCGGCAGGGTTATGAAAGCTAAAGCCTGGTGGAGTTGAAGAACGTTGGCTTTTTTTTAGGTCATTTGGCAAGAGCAGAATAGGAAGATTTTCGAAGACTTTCCTGGTTTGTGTGTGGAAGAGCTTTGTGTTCAAGTGTATTTCTGGTCTGTTCTATGGGCATCAGTCACCTTAGAGTTTAGAAAATTTTCCCTTTCAGCCTTACTGCTAATTGGACAGCTGCACTAACATGATTAGTgtatttgttttgaatttttttaagcTCTGAGGGCTTCTCGTTCTCTTTCGTACTTGATCTTATTTGTATAAAATAAATGttatcttaaaaataaaaaacaccaTCGAAGTAAATAATTACTAAAAAAATTTGGATTAGTAATTTGATATGTGATGGAAACGAGTGGTTTAAAGTTCTGTTATATCTATGAGATATTTAACATACTGAGATAATTTCATAAAGCAGGGCTCCTCTTTTTGAAGTCCAAACTAATGACTGGGAGTGCTTCTGCTCTGTTCTGTGGGATCCAAGCCATGCTGATTGTAATGTGCCTCAGGTATTCATATCATTTGCAGTCATCATATGTCTATATTAGATAGTTGTAGTTCAATATTCATGTCATATTATGAAGCTCTTATACGAAGAAGCACACTCACCTGCACACACATCTCTGCCTCTTCAGGATTAGGGACTTGTGTGTagttaaagaaaaaatatatatttaacaaATAAATAGATGGTATAAAGAAATTCACTTTTGTATTGTCGTCAAATAAGTTTTATGTTGCATTGCTTACACatccattttattttgttatccCTATCAtgctatttatttattattgttttttttcgtGTTGTTGGTATtggaattttattatttttatctaATTTAATCTCTTCTCATTTGTGTCTGCCTCAGGAATTGGAAACAGATCAAGTTCTAAAGCAACTGAAGTATGTTGAGACGGTATGTTTTAGTCACTTCCACTTAACTTCATTGCCAGATAACTCTGCCCCTTTTTCCGATGCACCcaacatattttaatttcttcaGTATGAGCTAATTTTAACACATTACCGGTGCAGTTATGGTTGCTCTCTTGGTTCAAATATCTCTTTTTCTGTACTAAATTATATTCTTATTGTTCCTGGTCTATCTTTTGTATAAACCAAGTTTATTATTGTTATCAATTATGCAACAAAGTCATTACTGAAGAGATAATAAATTTGAGATAATTTATTTTCCTTCCCCATCGATAAGATAGGGAACTGAATACTGAATgcagaacaaagaaaaatgtaaagaaatgaCACATGAGTGCATGACATCATATGCAACTGAAAGAAAATACACATTGCCGTGTATTGATATGATACAATGACTAAGTTGTgtcccaaagaaaagaaaatatttgtCCTCCTGTACTTACCTTTGGGTACCCAGTCTGACCAGCAAGCATTTGGAGTAGATTCTCCATAAACCATTTGAAGATATGGGAAAAGCTTTCAATGGAATAATAAACCACGTAgcgaaattaaaagaatttttTATCTTGAAGTGTGGCTATATGAAGAGTCAATGGTCAGTACATTTGTGGTAGTGAATTTCTCGCATATCTAATACATTTATGTAATGCTGCATGgtttgaagttcatttgtttATATCCAAAGAAGATTCTGCAACATCCGTTCTATATCTCAGTTTGTTTGCTTTGTACTTTCTTGCTGATTTTTGTTCCTCAAATGGTTTGCAGCTAAGGCCCCGGCTATCTGCTCAACAGCATAATTTGGGTCGCGCCAACAGCACTGGTGATTTACAAAACTGCAGAATAGATACAAAAAGTATACAAACTCTCTGATATGGTGAGAACTCCTCGAGAGCATTCAAAATCTGCCTTGTCATTGTACAttcatttcatatatatatatcaaatggAGCTGGCTTTCACCACAGTTAACTGGACTAAAAATTTTGTAGTCAAAGTACAATGGCTTATGCGCCTCCGCCCTTTTTTGTGTTGTTTGATATTCATCTTTTAGTGGGCAAACTATATGTGCAGTAGATAGTGACAGAACAATGGAATGAAAAATTGTGCTTGACTTGTGCTTGAGGAATTCAAAATTGAATGCAGTATACTCTGCATGGCTGCATCCAGGTGACCCAACAACAATAAACAGATAAAATTGACTGGTAGAGGGGTAGTGTGTGGTAGACTAGTAGTCTTGCTTTTCTTGAAAAAATATTGAGGCTTGTCTGGACTAACCAGATATTTTCAAGGAGACCAGTACGGCAGTACCTGCAATTGCCTCATTTttattctcattttcttttctagtctAATGAGTCATTGAGGGGCAAaaaaattagaagaatctaaCCACAGGTGGATGGTTTTCAACAAACCCATTAATAGTGCAGCTTTAGCTAAGCAAGGATGGAAATCCTAATGAACTTGAACAACTGGTGGATGCAACTTGTTGGAGATGTTTGTAAGCCTCTCGTCCTGGCGAATTGATATCTAAGATGGATTGTAGgggaattattattattatttttgaatgaaTGATCCTTCTTCTGTCTAGGCAAGATATTGAAAATTTAGATCATCCTTTTGTTCAACCCCCTTTGTCAGGGAGTTCTGAAGATGTTCTAATCTTCCTAGACACCCTAATCATTCTTATAAGCTTGTTCATGAAGTTGCTCTCTTAAGTTATAGAAAGATCAATTTGTCCAGCACCAATATACTAGTTAAGGAAACAtatctatttattttatgttttgttgCGATTTGTTCCAGCCATTCTACAGACATGTTGATACTTGTAGAGGGAAATGGTCCTAGTGTGAGGAACTAGGACCTGTAACTTTGAGTGCTAATTAACCTAGTACTTTCCTCGGAGCAATTTGGCAATAAACTCAGTAGTTAGAAGCACTTTTAAAACTCCAGACATTCACTAGGATACTAATAGCAACATTCAAGCAACATCTGTAGTTCTGCGGAAACGCAATAATATGCTTTGAGTGCCAAAGCCAGTCACAATTCTAAAACAGCTGTACAGCGAATTATTGGTCTTGGTAGCACAAGGCAGACAATAGCTGCTCACTTGTGTTGGAAGGCAAACCAAGAGTTCATTTTCTAACTGCTATATTTATATGCGCATATATTTCATACATTGCAACAGAGATATCATAAACCTAAGGCTCTTGATTGAAGCTCCAAAACTTCTTGCGAACATTCGCCTTCAGCAGGCCCCTGCTTTCCCTGCAAGTTCAGGCTTAGCCACTATTCAAACAGTATACCACATTTTAACAAAAGTACTACACTATGCTGTTATGAAAGCATATGGAGTTGGTTTCTCTCTTTAAGCTGTTAAAAAGCATTATCACTACAAGTAACATGGCATGGGTGGAATACTTTTATATTGCTATCATTGTCACTTGGTTTAGCACTTTAGCTTTActcaaaatcattttcaaaattcTCATACTCTGATaacatacaaaaagaaaaatggtgtgAATGAAGTCTCtgaccaataaaaaaataaaacatattgCTCAAATCATTTATTTATTCTTAAGATACCTTTGACCTAATTCTATTATGTTTGTTACTCTTTTAACCCTAGGTTTGGGAAGAATGGCATAACTCATTCACTTGGTCTAACAATGATATTCTACTGTTAAAGTCAGCTGTCCAAATATTTGTGGATTTTACTAATTTCCTGAGAAAGTGTAAGGGAACAATAACAACTAATCAAGCAGAACAagaatgagaaaagaaaaaaaaaagtaatctaCAACACGATAAGTTTCCTGAGACAGAGGGGCTTCAGAGAAGCATACCATGTGCTTTCTTGACTTTGTTTCATGAAGAAATTGCTCCACTATGCCTTCACCACTAAGAATTTTTGCTCCTCGTCCTGGAGCATCCACTGACCCAACAGCTTCTTCATCAACCAGAACTGCATGTATACTATTGGTTTCT contains these protein-coding regions:
- the LOC112176418 gene encoding uncharacterized protein LOC112176418, which encodes MCWAFMMCTKCDDRCSCRDAQLSSEEKKNAEDSNNLVFPRSSSQLSAISLMSESSAPDLVYKRRKLQENSETILSACDVKYPRTGDCLSCIHSDTPSLAGKDQYVHSQKGELSATSLMSESTAPNLVYKRRNLQENSVTILSACDVKNPRTGDCLSFIHSDAPSLAGKDQYVHSQKGELSAISIMSESTAPNLVYKRKKLRDPRTGDCLSFIHSDAPSLAGKAYVHSQKGDQNGPCLCNRASAVIKSKSFHGFSVDEELISNEATKASVPKGLEVDSVNDSCSSSKSNMENVSTSNKTEVDETADCSSSSAIVMEAVGDLSEKDLCISILRTHGLLGEVRITRSCGSADDINTSSSKSCRRSCKICNRSETALKMLICDNCEEAFHMSCCQPRIKKVPIDEWFCHSCLREKHTILKDRVTRKFPNITSVMSRSASSKDEVNPILLMLRDTEPYRTSVRVGKGFQAEVDDWSGPINNDGIGEPLELHPSEYARLHELNSSKPSKINSISNWIQCREVVDPENGIRCGKWRRAPLFEVQTNDWECFCSVLWDPSHADCNVPQELETDQVLKQLKYVETLRPRLSAQQHNLGRANSTGDLQNCRIDTKSIQTL